The proteins below are encoded in one region of Scophthalmus maximus strain ysfricsl-2021 chromosome 4, ASM2237912v1, whole genome shotgun sequence:
- the mesd gene encoding LRP chaperone MESD, which produces MASDSRLRCVSLLLCALLLCTLAADSNEKPKKKKDIRDYNDADMARLLEQWETDDDIEEGDLPEHKRSPPPVDFSKVDPSKPEELLKMSKKGRTLMVFATVSGDPTEKETEEITGLWQGSLFNANFDIQRFVVGSNRVIFMLRDGSMAWEVKDFLVAQERCMDVTVEGQVFPGNAGGKDGAKRNQKNQVNAKKKSKKKAETKKPDFEGNSASHLKNEL; this is translated from the exons ATGGCGTCCGACTCCAGGTTGAGATGTGTGTCGCTGCTGCTCTGCGCCCTCTTGCTCTGCACTTTAGCGGCCGACAGCAACGAGAAGcccaagaaaaagaaggacaTCCGCGACTACAACGACGCAGACATGGCGCGGCTGCTGGAACAGTGGGAG ACGGATGATGACATTGAAGAAGGTGACCTCCCGGAGCACAAGAGGTCCCCTCCCCCCGTCGATTTCTCCAAGGTGGACCCCTCGAAGCCCGAGGAGCTGCTCAAGATGTCCAAGAAGGGCAGGACGCTGATGGTCTTTGCGACAGTGTCGGGGGATCCCACtgagaaggagacggaggagatcACGGGCCTGTGGCAGGGCAGCCTTTTCAACGCCAACTTTGATATTCAGAG GTTCGTGGTGGGTTCCAACAGGGTGATCTTTATGCTGCGGGACGGCAGCATGGCTTGGGAGGTCAAAGACTTCCTCGTGGCCCAGGAGCGCTGCATGGACGTCACGGTGGAGGGACAAGTGTTCCCCGGGAACGCCGGCGGGAAGGACGGTGCCAAACGGAACCAGAAGAACCAAGTCAATGccaagaagaagagcaagaagaaggCGGAGACGAAGAAGCCGGACTTTGAGGGGAACAGCGCCAGTCATCTGAAAAATGAGCTGTGA